CCCTTCGACTTCAGTGGCATCCGGGTGCGCAACGCCGACCAGACCTTCGACCGTGACCTGTCCATCGAGGTCGGCGGCCGGCGGATCGAGCTGCTGAACCTCGGTCCGGCACACACCGCGGCGGACTCGGTGGTGCATGTGCCCGACGCCGGGGTGCTGTTCGGTGGCGACCTGCTGTTCATCGGCTGCACCCCGATCGTGTGGGCGGGCCCGATCGACAACTGGATCGCGGCCTGCGATGCGATGATCGCGCTGGACGCTCCGACGGTGGTTCCCGGGCACGGTCCGGTGACCGACCCGGACGGGATCCGTGCCGTCCGTGGCTATCTCGTGCACGTCGCCGAGCAAGCCAGGGCCGCCTACGACAAGGGTCTGTCGTGGGCCCAGGCCGCGGACACCATCGATCTCGGCGAGTACGCCAGCTGGCTGGACGCCGAGCGAGTGGTAGTCAATGTCTACCAGCGCTATCGCGAACTCGACCCGGACACACCACAATTGGAGACGATGGCGTTGCTGGTGATGCAGGCCGAGTGGTTGGCCAAACGCGACTGAGCCGGTGCTACTCCTTGCCCGTCGAAACGAAACCGCGATGCGCCCACTCGGTGAACAACGACGTCGCCTACGGTTTCGATATGCCTGCCGTGGAATTGGAAACTCTCGAGGACAACATCGCCTGTATCACCCTGAACCGCCCGGCGCGTCTCAACGCGATCGACGGGTCGTTGATCGACGGTATGGACGCCGCCCTGAACGTGCTCGGCAGCGGCCAGTACCGGGTCGCGATCATCACCGGTGCCGGACGCGGATTCTGCGCCGGCGCCGATCTGAGCGGCACCGGCCAGGCCTGGACCCAGCCGGCCGGCCGCCAAACCCCGGCGTTCAAGGTCAACTACGACGCTCAGGTGCGGCTGGCCAACCTCTACACCCGAATCTACGAACTGGACATCCCCGTGATCGCGGCGGTCAACGGCGTCGCGGTCGGTGGCGGCCTGGCGTTCACGTTGGTCAGCGATATCCGGGTGGCGTCACAGCAGGCCCGGTTCGGTTCGGTGTTCATCAAGGCCGGCTTCTCGTCGATGGACATGGGCACCAGTTACCTGCTGCCGAAAATCGTCGGTGCGGGCGTGGCGCGCGAGCTGATGCTGACCGGCCGGATCATCGACGCCGACGAGGCGTACCGCATCAAACTGGTGCACGAGGTGGTCGCGCCCGACGACCTGATGCCGGCGGCGTTGCGCAAGGCCCGCGAGATCGCCGAAAACAATGCTTATGGCGTGTGGCAGACCAAGATTGGGCTCAACGCCGCGCTCGACGCGCCCAGTTTGCGGCATGCCATCGAAATCGAGAACCGCACTCAGATCCTCAGCGGCTTCACGAACAACCCGGTCGAGGCGGCCACGGCGCACATGGAGAAGCGGGCTCCCAAGTGGGATCCGCTATGAGGCTTGAAATTTGGGCGACGGCCCGCTTCGCCCGGTTTCGCCGCGCTTGCGACCTCCGCTAGACCTTCGCGATGACGTTCTCGGCAAACATCTCGAGGTTGCGGATCTTGTTCTCCAGCGGCTCGGTGTCGTTGCCCTTGATGTAGGGGATACGGAAGCCGACGATGGCGTCGGTGACGCCCTTGTCCTCCAACCGCTTGATGCCGTCGACGGTGTAGGCGTCGACCGAGATCACGTGAATCTGGAACGGGCCGGTCTTGCCGGCCTCTTCGCGATACCGCTTGAGCTTGGCCAGGAGCCCGTCGAGTTCCTCCGGGTCGCCGCCGCCGTGCATCCAGCCGTCCAGGCGGGCGGCGCGTTTCAGCGCGGCGTCGGCGTGGCCACCGATCAGGACCGGGATCGGTTCGGTGGGAGCCGGCGTCATCTTCGTCTTGGGGATGTCGTAGAACTCGCCGTGGAATTCGAAGTAGTCGCCGCTGGTGAGTCCCTGGATGATTTCGATGCATTCGTCCATGCGCTTGCCGCGCTTGGCGAACGGGACACCGAGCAGCTCGTAGTCCTCCGGCCACGGGCTGGTACCGACCCCGAAGCCCACCCGGTTGTTGGTCAACGCGGCCAGCGAGCCAATCTGCTTGGCTACCAGCGCCGGCGGTCGGATGGGCAGCTTGAGGACGAAGAAGTTGAAGTGCAGCTTCGTCGTCACCGCGCCCAATGCCCCTGTCAGCACGAAGGTTTCGATGAACTCCTTGCCGTCCAGGAATTCGCGGTTGCCGTCCGGCGTGTACGGATACTTCGAGTCGGACTCGTAGGGGTAGGCGATACTGTCGGCGATCGTCATCGCGTGGTACCCGGCCGCCTCGGCGGCTTGGGCCAGTGGGATGTAGTACCGGTAGTCGGTCATCGCCTCTGCGTAGGTGAACCGCACGTCATCCGCCTTCCTTGTGGGGGCCGTCACACGACACTAGAACGTGTTCTAGTTTGGCTTGCGGGCGGGTCCCACATAGCGGGATGGAGCGACCCGACTACAGCTGATTCTCGGGGCCGATCACGGCCCAAACCGTCTTGCCCGACGCCGTCGGGGTGCTGCCCCACGCGCGGGACAGCGCGTCGACAATCGCCAGCCCGGACACGTCGATGCCTTTGTCCGGCGACGGCAGCCGCACGGCGGCCGAAGTGCTCTCGTCGGATACCGCGATGGTCGCGGTTTCGCCGTCGGTCTCGATCCGCATCTTCGGGACGCTGCCGGTGTGTTCCAGCACGTTTTCCACGAACACGTTGACGACCACCAGCGCGACCGGGATGAGCCCGGATTGCTTCCACTCGGTTAGCCACTCGCGGACCAGCCGGCGTGATTCACGCAGGCTCGTCAGGTTCGCGGGCAACACGGAATCGGCCCGCTGGATGGTCTGACGGGTGAGCTTGCCGAGCGCTTTAATGGCCGCCTTTTCGGTCGAGTAGACCGGCATAAAGCGCGCGACCTCGCTGCGGGTGAGCGCGTCGCGCGTCGCGCGATGCGCGGTGACCAGCACAATCGGAACTCTGGTCTGAGTGCCGAGTTGCAAATGGGCACTGATGAAGGCCGACCATGCCGACTCCGCGGGCACCTTGAGTTCGCTGATGTTGACGATGACCGCCGTCGGCTCGTCCAGCGTTGCCTTTGAGATGCTCTCGCGCAGCGCCCCGAAGTTGCTGGCGTCAAGCACACCGCCGACGGTCAGGACGGCGATCGAGTCGTCCGTCCGTGTCGCAACGGCCAGCGAGCTCGGCGACTCAGCTACCGCACTCACGAGAGGCACTCCTTTCCGTCTAGGACATTATCCCTGCTTATCGCGCTTCGCGATGCAGCGGTTTGTGGGCGCGTGTCCTAGTGGCGGTCAGGGCACACGAATCCTTGCGCGGTCGGAAAGTAACCGAACGTATCGATCGGACATTCCATCACCTCCTCCCTCGAATTCCCATCCGGAGATCCGAATGAGGAACCGCCCCCCCGGCGGCAGAGACTTCTCACGTTAGTTCAGTGGCATCGATGCCACCAGACGAGAGAATCCGGAGCCGGTCAGGATTCCGTCATCGCATAGGGGGGAGCGCCCACGCCGGCGACCGCGTGGGTGCCCCACGGCGTCTGCTCGACGATGCGGGCCGCCGCGCTGCGTTCGCCGACCGTCAGCGTCGCCGTACGGATCTGCTTGAGCGCTTCGTCCGGTAGGGGTTGGGCCGGGGAGCCGAAGAGCGTTCCCTGCCAGTGGTAACGGCCGTCGACCGGATCGAGGCGTCCGGCCAGCCGCACCCGTACCGGAAGGGACGTGCCGGCGATGGTCAGCGTCGCGCTGCCGTCATATATCGAATCGTCGGTGGGCGCGCCGGATGACAAGTCGAACGCCTTGGAAATCCGAGCCACCCGTAATGGCGGGGTGGATTGGAAATGGGCGCGCTCGTTGAAGACTTGCTGACTGCTGCGCAATACCTCGATACGGGTGCTGCCGCTGTGTTTCAGCAACACAAGGCATTCGACGACACGGCGAGTTTGCGCGACGACATCGGGCC
The Mycobacterium sp. 050128 genome window above contains:
- a CDS encoding enoyl-CoA hydratase/isomerase family protein, giving the protein MELETLEDNIACITLNRPARLNAIDGSLIDGMDAALNVLGSGQYRVAIITGAGRGFCAGADLSGTGQAWTQPAGRQTPAFKVNYDAQVRLANLYTRIYELDIPVIAAVNGVAVGGGLAFTLVSDIRVASQQARFGSVFIKAGFSSMDMGTSYLLPKIVGAGVARELMLTGRIIDADEAYRIKLVHEVVAPDDLMPAALRKAREIAENNAYGVWQTKIGLNAALDAPSLRHAIEIENRTQILSGFTNNPVEAATAHMEKRAPKWDPL
- a CDS encoding STAS domain-containing protein, which codes for MSAVAESPSSLAVATRTDDSIAVLTVGGVLDASNFGALRESISKATLDEPTAVIVNISELKVPAESAWSAFISAHLQLGTQTRVPIVLVTAHRATRDALTRSEVARFMPVYSTEKAAIKALGKLTRQTIQRADSVLPANLTSLRESRRLVREWLTEWKQSGLIPVALVVVNVFVENVLEHTGSVPKMRIETDGETATIAVSDESTSAAVRLPSPDKGIDVSGLAIVDALSRAWGSTPTASGKTVWAVIGPENQL
- a CDS encoding LLM class flavin-dependent oxidoreductase, yielding MRFTYAEAMTDYRYYIPLAQAAEAAGYHAMTIADSIAYPYESDSKYPYTPDGNREFLDGKEFIETFVLTGALGAVTTKLHFNFFVLKLPIRPPALVAKQIGSLAALTNNRVGFGVGTSPWPEDYELLGVPFAKRGKRMDECIEIIQGLTSGDYFEFHGEFYDIPKTKMTPAPTEPIPVLIGGHADAALKRAARLDGWMHGGGDPEELDGLLAKLKRYREEAGKTGPFQIHVISVDAYTVDGIKRLEDKGVTDAIVGFRIPYIKGNDTEPLENKIRNLEMFAENVIAKV